AAAAGTTTTGGAAACGCGTATCATTTCCGATCTCGGAAtcgaaatttcaaaatttcataaaCTCATTCCAAATTTGGTATTTTCGGAATCAGATTATTTTAGAATTTCAAAATTATGGGAGTTGTATGACTTCATCTATaccaagataaaaaaaaaatagaaaaatttccaaaaataacCAATTTTCTTAATCTTAGGACTGAAATATAACAAACTTAGTATGCACAGAGCATGAGCATGTACACGCTATGCACAACAATAGGACATAAATAAGTTTAGAGAATGACAAGGTGAAAGAAAAGCTGTAAAGATTAGAGAATTGTCTCTAATGCAGCAAAGTGCCTTTAACGGAAGAGCTTCCAATGATATTAACCTTATTGTCATCGGTCTCAACGAGGAACATCGATAGAAATCGTGAAACCATTGGCTGAGCAATCTTGAGCACGCACTTGATCATGGTGATCAACATATCTCCCTGTAAAGAAGGCTGGTTTCTCAGGTCTGGAAAGACTAATAGCTTCACTGTTTAACATATGAACAATTGATGACATGGTTGGCCTGTTGTTTGCATCCTCTTGAACACACGATAATCCAATGTGGATGTACCTCAAAAATTCATTTGGACTGCATGAATCTTTTAACAAGGGATCCATCAACTCCAAACCTTTCGTTTCATTCCATAATTGCCAAGCCTGCAATTATGTATAAGTACATTAATTAAGCTCACGAATATTTTGTGTAAGTATTCCAAGTAAAGCACTTACATAACCTATAAGAGTAGGTCCACAATTAGTGCGATGAAAGCCTAAAAAGTTCCTTCTCCCCATTATGATCTCAAGCAGAAGTACTCCGAAGCTGAAGACATCCGATTTTACTGAATACAACCCTTCCATAGCATATTCTGGAGCCATGTAACCACTAATTGCAGGACCAAAATGGTTGACATATATAAGAGTTTAAATAACAAACATATACTATTCTGTTATCTATTTATAGATAGAGGTAAGTACATAAGTAGAAACAAATAATTGGAATGTAAGATTACTAGTATTGGATAGAGGTATTTGTATAAGTTGAAACTTACTAAGTGCCAACAATTCTTTTGGTATTTCCTTCAGTTTGATCATCAACTCCAAACATTCTAGCCATCCCAAAATCTGATATTTTCGGGTTCATGTTGCTGTCTAATAAAATGTTGCTAGCTTTCAAATCACGATGTATAACTCTAAGCCTCGAATCTTCATGGAGATACAAAATTCCTCGAGCAATTCCTTCAATTATCATGGTGCGGCTCAACCAATCTAGTTGTTCTCGTTTTTTATGTTCTGTAAATTTATCAAGTTCAAGTAGTACTTTATGAAGTTAGGAACTACAAAGTATTATATTTACTGACAcaaacatatatgtatattcatCAATTGATGTTCACATACCAAATAGAAAATAATCAAGGCTTTTGTTGGCCACATTTTCATAAACAAGTAAGGTTTCTTCTCCTTCCAAGCAAAATCCTAAAAGCCTGACAAGATTTCTGTGTTGAAGCTTGGCTACCAATACTACCTCATTCTTAAATTCTTGTACACCTTGTCCGGAGCTTTTTGACAGCCTCTTTACTGCTATTTCTTGTCCATTAATAAGCGTTCCCTGTGATAAGGTGTATAGGTACTTTAGTTTATCCAACGAATTTGTTGTGATCTAAGCAATTTATATATACTGTACAATGTCGGATTAATAGAATGACTCATGAACTAATGCATTACATATTTGTTGGGTTATTACCTTGAAAACTGCACCGAATCCACCTTCGCCTAACTTGTTATCTTCGGAGAACTTATTTGTGGCAGTTTCGAGAGTTCCCAAATCAAATTGCAAGGACTCAGCCGTCCTCATATCTTTTGCAttgcaaagaaaattatgacCATATGCCagagacttcaaaataaatccaaaattttcaattctAACTTTTGGGTTTCACGAGTTCTTTTCCCTTACCTTGCTGTTTGCCATTTTCATGTTGTAGAGCCTCatcattcttctttctttctcgtCTGCCTGGAAAGCAGTAGCCCGATGCTACAAGAACTAGAGAGACAACTAGAAGAGCAATGCCAACACACCCGACAGCAATGATAATTGTAGAGAGGTGTTTCCTTCTTCCTGCAGTAAGAACAATAATGTGTCATGTTCATTTTCACATACCTTCCACATTCATCAAAACAAAAACGATTAATATGTCATGTTCATTTTTCTGAATACTTATTCTTCCCCCTTATAATACTTATTCTTATCCACTTAATATGTACATGATAAAATTGTTCTGGAAACTGTTGAGGCAGTTGAGAAGGAACATAAGAACTGTCTGGCACAGCAGTAATTGTACTAGCAGGTATATGACTGTGATTCTGGGAGCTAGAAGATGATGCAGAACTAGAATTAGAACTAGAACCCTAAACAAACATTGCAGACATACTCTGTGATAGCACATTCATttctccctcaatttctttctCAGCCCCTAAAAGTTGTGCTCTAAACTCCTTCATAGTAATAGAAGACTCCCTAGCCAAGATTACAGTTCGAATGACTGCATATTCTTTAGGTAGACTAGCAAGTCCGCAATCATGATGTCATTATCAGATACAGATTCACCTGCTGCAGTTAATTGCTATCTAATTCCCTTTAGATTAGAATCAGTGCCCTTCTGAATTGTATGCAACTTTGTCTTAAGATGATTAACCCTAGACTTTGAAACAGACGCATACCTATCAACAAGATTGGTCCATGCTTCATGAGCACTCCTACACCCAAGAACATATTCCATTGCCTCATCAGTCAAAGTGGCAAGTAAAAGGCTTAACAATGCCATGTTTGTAGACTCCCAATCAATGAAAGCCCCAGAGATTTCTTTTGTCACACCAACTTCAGTGCTAACAACATATTTTGGTGGACACACAATTGTGCCATCAAAGTGACCAAACAATTTGTAACCTCTTAGAACAGATTGAAACTGAAGTGCCCATTTGGCAAAATTATCATCTCTCAGCATTATAGTAAGCATACCTAGTACTCCTTCCATTTTAAAATTTGGAGTAGTCATGACTATTTTCACAAACAACAACCTAATCATGATTCGAATTATATGTAGAGAATGACATCACGAGCTTAAGAAGAAAGActaagggttggtttggtattgttgtgctttgaaaaaaaactgcttccgctgtgctgtgagaataagcagctgtaaaataaagcagcagagtgtttggtaaacttttttgtaaaagtttttatgaaaaaaaaaacagtattatagtgtttgataaacttttatgtaagaCAGATGTAAAAAAAACTGGTTTTTCAAAGCTaggttttgcagctttgtgtttttggctttttttcacccaaaactgtgaaaacaaGCTGAAgctaaatgtttaccaaacataaaaaagctcccagcttttttttatagcCATTTGTTTtagaatcacctcagtaccaaaccaaggCTAACACTTTCTTGAAGAAACACGTTCTTGATTTAGAAAGAAGGACACTTTCTTGAAAGATTGACACTTTCTTGACTACAAAACTTCTTATCTCAATACATTAACACATCCATATCAATATATGCAGATTATCAAACTCAGCCAAATCAACAGAAATATCCTAGATCAATAAAAAACATGTGGAAATTTTCAGGTCGACGGGCCGAGGGCCCActctaacaacaccgatactgtccccacttaaccacctgcacaatcctcaggtatggggttttatcacaaaaggcctcgatgttagttagagaggggtatttctatttaaagcactcttctcttctccctctgtccgatgtgggactgggggttccaacactcccccgcaCGTGAGACCCCACTTATGGGTCACATGTGAATttccacacatcggcaaccacATGGAGCCATGTCGGGACTCACCCAATCACGCGGGGCCAATGGGGACCCACCCAAACACGTGGCATCTTTGGCCTACGTGGACAATCACGCGGGGCCAACggggacccacccaatcacgtGGCAGTACGGGCCCAcctcctggctctgataccatgtggaaattttcaggtcgacgggccgagggcccactctaacaacaccgatattgtccccacttaaccacctgcacaatcctcaggtgtggggttttatcacaaaaggcctcgatgttagttagagaggggtatttctatttaaagcactcttctcttctccctctgTCCGATGTGGGACTGGGGTTCCAACAAAACATCCCAAATCAACATCTTGAGAAGCCAACTATAACCTTCGAATTCAAGTAATGAATTAGAATAACAAAACAAGAACACTTGAGATGATTGCAAACACAACTAGCAACCCAGAAGAAGCTTTGCAACCAACAATTCCCAGCAACCTTCACTATAATCACCCAACACAGCAGTAGAAATCGCACCTCTCCGTTGTACCAATGTTGCTGCCTTGCAGCACCTCTTGATATCATAGCAGCAGAAGAATCAGGATCGGAACCGGTGATGAACCTATTCCGGCCATGATACCATCATAACAGTGTAGAGAATAATGAAAGTTTGAAGGATTTCTGAGAAACGGtaagagagaagagaaaagggaaaagctcTATTGAAATACAACGAAATGAATTACAAGACGATCTCCAAAATGCCTAACCAATTTCCTTTCATAGTGAACTAACTATAGAATTACTATATTACCCTTTCTTACAATCCCACCTATTTCTAAGTAACTTGATCCATACAACTACCTTATAACAACCAATCACCACATGTAAACCGATTGCCACATGTACACTATAGTTATTAGGTCCTACGTATATCTAAATCttgatttaaaaatataaaaaatgaattaacAAAAGGACTGTTATTAGTACGCTCATCATTATAGAGTTTCTTCCTTATATTCGTGGTAGAGAAGAGTGCATGATGAATTTTTTTATGTGCACAAGGTACTTTGCCTATAGGTATCATCACCGAGTTGGGTGGTGAACGTGAATATTGTAGTAGAATACTAGGAGGAGGAAGAGCCTCTGGCGTGGGAGGACGCTGTGCGGCTGTCCAATTGATCGCACCTGGGATACCATTGAAACTAATTCTTCTGCAGCTTTTGCTAGACACCGTTTGAAATCTGAAGCGGAGAGGTCCTGCGTGCATTGCGCAAGGCTGTACACCGTCTCATTTGACCCTTTATTGGCAGCCCCAGTGGTTAGCTCATGCACACTAGTTGCGACTACCTGGCTATATCCGGTTGGTTTATTATCCCCGTACCACTCGCCTTCTGAATGCAAAATGTTTATGGAGAAAAATAATGTCTTATTTGATTAGCGTACCATGCACTCGTCGTACCATATGATAACCTCTTTTCCATCAGGGCAGCGTTGTGTTGCCTCCACGTTCGTGACGGCCACGCTCTTTGCAAACGCCGGCAGAGACATCACCATGACATAGAATGTTAAACCCCACCCCCATATTTTCATTCTATTTCTATTTTCCCCTAGAACATATTTGTTTTCTATCAATTTAGTCCCTTATTCTCTTTTAATCCTAACCCTTGATCTAGAAAGGCTATTGATCTTAAACTGCCATGTGGCAGCTCTCAGATCCCTCTTTCCTTTCATCTCTGCCCGAAACTCATCTCAGAATCTCAGTGCTCTCTTTCTTTCGgtttctcctctctctttctcacacTCTCTAAGCTCCGAGAGCTTCTCTCtaactttcacctcacttccTTCACAAATCAAACCCCAAAAACCATATATTTGGAATCCTTGAGACCTAACGAACTCAATGGTACCCTTGCATGCGCCATCTGAGCACCGTGGGTTTTTCTgccattgaagccgagagcttcaAAGCTCTAAAACTCGAACCCAGGTAAAGATTgtgttccttcttcaaatttcTGGGTTATGCATGTTGTTTTTATGACAAAACTCAAGGGTTTTGATCTCAGTTTTTCTCTGTGTCAATAATCTAGCTCCGACGACGAACTCCGACGAGTTCGAGGTCCATTTCTTCCCAAAACCTGCCGCAGTGCGTCTAGGTGAGTTCTTATGTATATTTGTGAAGTTTTAGAACCCTTTATTCAAGCCCTAACCCTTGTCATCCCTCGTGCATGCATGTTCGGTTCCAACGACGAACTCCGGCGAGTTCGtgagtgtgtgtttgtgtagtgtgggtgtactgtgtgtgtatgtgtatgagcaggtgtgtgtgtatgtgaaccgtgtgtgtgtgtgtgtgtttatatatatataagtatgcatactgtgcgtgtgtgtgattgtatatatatatatatatgcatgctgtGCGTGGgtgtgattgtatatatatatgcatgctgtctgtgtgtgtgtgtttggcatGTTGGTGTccgtgcaagtgtgtgtgtgtgtaagtaaTTATGATGGTGTATGGTGCACGTGTGTGTTGTGTATGTTTGTGTACTGTATGAAGTGTACAGTGTGTgttgtgtatgtatgtgtgtgaatGTATGGTGTGTGTGCCGTGTGTGTATAAGTATGGGTTTAGGCTTAAGCCCAAAACTCCCTCTTGTTCCTAACCtacccaaacccaaaacccatttccATTTCCTAAAATTCTATCTTTTGGGTAGTTtattaaattgtacattttcgtgcttaggtgaagttgctagtggagACTTCCTTAATCTTTTTCCACACAATTCTGCTGCttcggagtatctgtgagtggaccaccTTCGAAAATTGCATGTTTTATTGATAGAATTGCATAAATTAATAGCATGCCTTGCAGAATTATTGATTTGAGGAATTCTTTACAGGAAGCATGATGATTTGATTATGattgattatatatattttgaactaatttcattatattgtattttctataGAACCCTCattctggtagactatctgatcgatgacgataggatgctaagaATGTGTTTCAAATGACTTTCGAACACCTTTTCGTAGTATAGAGGATCGATGAATTTATGCTACGAAGTTGTATTTTAGAGATGAATTAtgttttgtgcgtacctagtgaacactatgccgcctggagcgaggatctggtgttggcattgaggccgggagaaataatccctagcgaaaggctgaggcacacggagacaggcattgggccgggagggagatatctctggctacgggcacagagactgaggtgcaggcattgggccgggagtattATTATTCAGTGCACTCACTAGCAGCACAACTTGTGTTATGCTTCCTGATACGATTTCTGTTACGATTCctgatatgatttctgatatgATTTTCTGAGATTGTTTTGCAGAGAGATATATGaattgttttatggcatgctagagttttctgAAAAGCTTATCACTTATTattctagtagttttcattattaaactgtgggggttagtatgttcataattGTTTTCGtactatgtatgtatataaacttggtccactcacccttgttttgcgcccccattcaggtcttagaaaCGAGGCATAGAATCCCGGcatcaaggcacttccgcagcagcatcttcgagtcctctcggggtAGGACCTACTCCTTGTTCATTCAATCTTATCTTAATTCTTGTTAGTGactaggtttagttgtatgctctgaacacattcctaaattgttaattcaatgtttttaaattcataacccgtatttatttcttattcctagcttttgtatcaattaatggctttcgtcaccctcgggtgtcggccagcacatgtctatcctggtattcagagaatatcagggtcggggcgtgtcatagAATCAGCCCGTAGGCCTTTTCAGTTGAGCTTCGGCCAGCGGTGTCAGTACGTGTGGTGTTCGAGGCAAGGGATTGGAGAAGTTGACCGAGATTATATTGGAAGCTATCGCGGTCGGATTCGAATACTTCGGCCAGGGTGGTAGTGTTTGGGCAGTCATGGACGAAGTAACGAACTGCTTTCACTACTAGTGATCAAACTCATGAGAAACAGAAAAGGGATCGTAGACATTCCTCATCATCTCTCCCCTTGCCCTTAATTAGAAATGTTGATCTTATATTCAGAAGTTTAACAATTAGTGATTATTTCAGGTAATTAGATGGCAAATGTAAGCATGGCTCGTTGACCCTAGAGTCAAGTATACTGTGTGATACATGGGAAAAACATGCCAAAAAGTCAAAAGTACCACAAGTTTGGCTTCAGCTAGCTAGTGTGGATGCATCGCAAAGTATTTGCTATATTCCATTACGGAATTGGATCCACTCCGGACCTTGGTGTTCAGAGCCTAGAGATCAAACAATATGGGCCACATATTGTGTGACAAAGAAATCGAAGTCGTTGGTTTGTTTGACGTAAGTCAGCGAAATGAGTTAATAGAAATTGTAGGTTCTAATTTGTGTGGTCCGAATTGTTTGATCCCTAAGTTGTAGACACTAATGTCCGGAGTGAATGCAATTCCATTACAGCGCGATTAATCATTAATGTCGGTCAGTGCGAATACAATCACAAGTTGCTGCTCATTGTTGaaccaattttttgttttttgtgaaaagTGAAAAGCAGGCCGTGCTTTGGTGGGGTATGGCTggagtttggtttttattctaTCCGGCATTTCCATCAATTTTGATAGATTTACAATCTATTAAATTTCAGCTTCTTAGAAATTGATTCATTGGAAACTTTAAACATGATTTGCATTATAAAATCAagggttctttagatatagacttttacaactcttatttcttagaCAAAAATCTACCTAGTTataaacatccaaataaaacccaaatttaaaaacaactgCTAAGTATAGAAATAATTGACctattattacaaaatatttacaatttgtaccacaatattcaaaataaaatcaataaatattattactcaccttattgaaaatataattattgcACATATTATTACCCctaacacacacatatatagttTACGTATATATAAAATACTATTATAcgttcacacacacacacacacacacatatatatatatacacatatacatGCATAGTACTACATATATGATCAAAcatattaaactatttaatctgcctatatttaaatttatgataagcaaataacatatattttgtaggtaaattaatattgaatcaaataacattcttttattttgtaggtatttattttccatgtattattacatatatttggcacattttattattataagatatatgtactaataataggtaaattaatttttaataaagtacaattgctttattttgtaagtaaattaattttgaatcaaataacatttcttcATTATGTAGGTACATCTTATATACCTACATAAGGACTCGTTTGATAACTGCAGTGGGCGTACCATACAATTACATTTATTCGGCACATTTTAATaggtaaattaaaattaagcacattttattattacatgtacaaataataggtaaactagtattgaataaaataataacatttttttatgtaggtatattattttgcatatatttgggtttgctttattatgtaggtaaattattttgcatgaatttttatGTATATCAGGcatgttttttgttgttatatatatatatatgtgtgtgtgtgtgtgtgtgaaataatttacctacatttatatgtaaaatataattttattgacttaACTAAGCATGTATTACTACATTTATTAGGcatgttttattgttattatatattatgcaatgaatttattattatttttttttgtaaaatcattaattctcccttacaatttgtatgaaattaattgtttatatcaaacattcaaataggggtgttttgggcatcaaaaaattttaaatgtgtaaagtcaaatataattaataaatttgttgatgtggaatctagtcaatgagttttattttagtaaaaaacttatgtcgtattttatgtggagaaaattaagttttagaGACTAAAGTCATATTTTAAGTAAAATCAATTGGTACCTTTAGGTGCAGGAGGAGGAAGAGCCTTCGGTGCAGGCGCCGGTTCTGAGGTGGCGTTTTGGAGGTAAAAGGGATAAATTTCAAACCTAACGTTACAGCTCGGCATCAAAACTCGTCCCCCTTTCCTTCCTTCACAACAGCTCCGCAATCTCGAGACGGCAAGCTTTAAACACCGGTTGCAATCCACTTCAGACAGATCCCATGTGCACTGTGCGACGCTGTACACAGAAAGAAACCTACTAATATTTGCCTGTTTCATTGCAAACTTGTTGGCAGTATTAGTAGCCTCGGTGACCACCTCGTTCATACTTTTCCCCAGAACCTGGTTGAACCGATTCCATTCGGTTGCGTTCTGCTCGTTCCACGCGGAGATGGACGGCGATTCGTACAAGGTGGATAAGGACTCGTTTGAGTAGCGTAGCATGCAGTGGGCGTACCATACAATTACATTTATTCGGTAGGCACAGCGTTGTGCTGCCATTATGCTTGCAGCAGTCACGCAATCTTTGCAAACGTCGGTAGAGACATATCCTTGGCAGAGAAAGAGGCCGTAGGCTTTTTCCGTAGAATTTAAGCCCGCCGTGGTGTTGTAAAAGCCGGTGTCAGGGGCAGCGGGAGAGATAAGGGTGTTGAGGACTTCGTTGAGATTGGATTGGAAGCTCTCGTGGAAGGTGGGAAAGTACCAGCCAGTGTTGGAGGTGAAAGTGGTTGTGTTATTTGGGCAGCTAATGGCTAGAAATTGACCAGTTTCATTACTGGTGATCAAACTGAGCAAGCTAAGCATGGAGACAAACAACAAAAGGATCATGGACATCTTCATCAGCATCCCGCCTTGCTCTTgattaattaagattttaaatatcagttttttatgaaaatatcgatattacTATTTACGAAAACAACGACGGATAATCGTTATATATATGCTTTCGGTGAAGATGAAAATTGCAAAAGTCTTTGACTCAGACGACACCTGGTCGTTGGCCCTAAGTGAACGGCGGTGTTGTACAAGGGGGGACCACAAAGTAAAATTTCCTAGCTAGctcttgttttctctttttatgCATAGAAATGTCAAAATAAAAAAGTCGCTCGGGTGAAAAGATAAACATTATAATAACTTATAAGAGGTTAAggtatattttatattgttaattgattttatgataGATATGTCATTAAATTCCCTCTGTTGAAGAGTTTCCCACTGTTGTTCCTGTGTTGAAAAGCATCACACTCTTGTGTTGTGACCAACGATGTTGATTAAATTCCCAGTGTTGAAAAGTATCACACTCTTGAGTTGTGATCAACTGCGTtggaaagaaatacaaaatttatagttctaacaaaaaacaaagaacgAAAGCAAGAAAAGATACAGTTAACTAACATTTTGTCTATCTGAGTTGCCACAAACACTCTTAGGcctgtttaccaaaaaaaaaaaaaaaacactctcTTAGGCCTTATTTTTTTGTCGGATTAGATCAAAAATATGTGTCCAATTCCTATCCAAAAAGTTTTGGAAACACGTATCATTTCCAATTTCGAAATCGGAATTTCAACTTTTCATAAACTCATTCTGAATTTGGTATTTTCGGAATCGGAttattttagaattttaaaattttaaaattatgggAGTTGTATGACTTCATCTATACCaagataaaaaatagaaaattttctaaaaatgaCCAATTTTCTTAATCTTAAGATTGAAATAGGACAAACTTAATATGCACAGAGTATGCACACGCCATGCACAAACAATAGGAAGATTTTTTTCTACAACTGAAAATGACTAATTGCCTTCCTATATAAATGGGTTATTTCCTCCCATTTtctgatttctctctctctactctctctcggAAGAACCCTAACGATGCACTCACCCTTTAACAACCCACTTTACCGGCAGTAACCCTTTCTCTCTCACCGATGGCTATCCTTTCACCAGTCCCCTCTCTCCTATCCTTTCGAACTAGTAACCCAAGATTCAGATCGCATCTAACTTTTGGATGGCAGTACAATTCCCAACTCAAAATTCCAAAATCTTGTTGTgtaatgaataataattcatCCACCAAAGCTCTTGTGAATGTCGCAGGTGAAGAGTGCACTTCCAAACTCATGACCTTCTTGCCAATTTCTTTTAACTTTTTAGTTTCAAGGCGCGATGGGA
This genomic interval from Malus domestica chromosome 05, GDT2T_hap1 contains the following:
- the LOC103434543 gene encoding cysteine-rich receptor-like protein kinase 25 isoform X1, translated to MLMKMSMILLLFVSMLSLLSLITSNETGQFLAISCPNNTTTFTSNTGWYFPTFHESFQSNLNEVLNTLISPAAPDTGFYNTTAGLNSTEKAYGLFLCQGYVSTDVCKDCVTAASIMAAQRCAYRINVIVWYAHCMLRYSNESLSTLYESPSISAWNEQNATEWNRFNQVLGKSMNEVVTEATNTANKFAMKQANISRFLSVYSVAQCTWDLSEVDCNRCLKLAVSRLRSCCEGRKGGRVLMPSCNVRFEIYPFYLQNATSEPAPAPKALPPPAPKGRRKHLSTIIIAVGCVGIALLVVSLVLVASGYCFPGRRERKKNDEALQHENGKQQDMRTAESLQFDLGTLETATNKFSEDNKLGEGGFGAVFKGTLINGQEIAVKRLSKSSGQGVQEFKNEVVLVAKLQHRNLVRLLGFCLEGEETLLVYENVANKSLDYFLFEHKKREQLDWLSRTMIIEGIARGILYLHEDSRLRVIHRDLKASNILLDSNMNPKISDFGMARMFGVDDQTEGNTKRIVGTYGYMAPEYAMEGLYSVKSDVFSFGVLLLEIIMGRRNFLGFHRTNCGPTLIGYAWQLWNETKGLELMDPLLKDSCSPNEFLRYIHIGLSCVQEDANNRPTMSSIVHMLNSEAISLSRPEKPAFFTGRYVDHHDQVRAQDCSANGFTISIDVPR
- the LOC103434543 gene encoding cysteine-rich receptor-like protein kinase 10 isoform X3, whose product is MKEFRAQLLGAEKEIEGEMNVLSQRRRKHLSTIIIAVGCVGIALLVVSLVLVASGYCFPGRRERKKNDEALQHENGKQQDMRTAESLQFDLGTLETATNKFSEDNKLGEGGFGAVFKGTLINGQEIAVKRLSKSSGQGVQEFKNEVVLVAKLQHRNLVRLLGFCLEGEETLLVYENVANKSLDYFLFEHKKREQLDWLSRTMIIEGIARGILYLHEDSRLRVIHRDLKASNILLDSNMNPKISDFGMARMFGVDDQTEGNTKRIVGTYGYMAPEYAMEGLYSVKSDVFSFGVLLLEIIMGRRNFLGFHRTNCGPTLIGYAWQLWNETKGLELMDPLLKDSCSPNEFLRYIHIGLSCVQEDANNRPTMSSIVHMLNSEAISLSRPEKPAFFTGRYVDHHDQVRAQDCSANGFTISIDVPR
- the LOC103434543 gene encoding cysteine-rich receptor-like protein kinase 25 isoform X2; the encoded protein is MLMKMSMILLLFVSMLSLLSLITSNETGQFLAISCPNNTTTFTSNTGWYFPTFHESFQSNLNEVLNTLISPAAPDTGFYNTTAGLNSTEKAYGLFLCQGYVSTDVCKDCVTAASIMAAQRCAYRINVIVWYAHCMLRYSNESLSTLYESPSISAWNEQNATEWNRFNQVLGKSMNEVVTEATNTANKFAMKQANISRFLSVYSVAQCTWDLSEVDCNRCLKLAVSRLRSCCEGRKGGRVLMPSCNVRFEIYPFYLQNATSEPAPAPKALPPPAPKGRRKHLSTIIIAVGCVGIALLVVSLVLVASGYCFPGRRERKKNDEALQHENGKQQDMRTAESLQFDLGTLETATNKFSEDNKLGEGGFGAVFKGTLINGQEIAVKRLSKSSGQGVQEFKNEVVLVAKLQHRNLVRLLGFCLEGEETLLVYENVANKSLDYFLFEHKKREQLDWLSRTMIIEGIARGILYLHEDSRLRVIHRDLKASNILLDSNMNPKISDFGMARMFGVDDQTEGNTKRIVGTYGYMAPEYAMEGLYSVKSDVFSFGVLLLEIIMGRRNFLGFHRTNCGPTLIGYAWQLWNETKGLELMDPLLKDSCSPNEFLREIC